The Collimonas sp. PA-H2 genome contains a region encoding:
- a CDS encoding acetyl/propionyl/methylcrotonyl-CoA carboxylase subunit alpha gives MFTKILIANRGEIACRVAATARRMGIKTVAVYSDADAGAKHVAVCDEAVLIGPAAAKESYLRADKIIEVALATGAQAIHPGYGFLSENARFAQACAKAGLVFIGPPASAISAMGSKSAAKALMEKAKVPLVPGYHGDNQDAEFLQSEADKITYPVLLKASAGGGGKGMRIVEQSADFKAALASCKREAINSFGDDKVLVERYLTRPRHIEIQVFADSQGDCVYLFERDCSVQRRHQKVLEEAPAPGMTAERRRAMGEAAVAAAKAVGYVGAGTVEFIANQDGSFYFMEMNTRLQVEHPVTEMITGLDLVEWQLRVASGQPLPLQQDQLKLNGHALEARIYAENPDKGFLPSIGTLRHLRTPAASAFEVSQSAASIVRIDSGVREGDAISPFYDPMIAKLIVWGTDREQALAAMATALAQYQIVGLASNVKFLQRLIGSQAFSQADLDTGLIERHHDALFPAAAPAAIEVLALAAASLLLSERNAVKNAGSDPWTSTDGWRLNSNLQRRLAFTDGDQPEALDVMYESGRWLLHHAQLQGESFRQMTVLHQAGNEIEISLGDRTVAGTVVREGEQFHVFYAGSQYTLGYLDPLLHAGDAEAEGGRLTAPMPGKIVALLVTQGEQVKKGAPLLIMEAMKMEHTIAAPADGLVEELLYAVGDQVSESAQLLVFKPA, from the coding sequence ATGTTTACCAAAATCCTGATCGCCAACCGCGGCGAGATCGCCTGCCGCGTGGCAGCCACTGCCCGGCGCATGGGCATCAAGACCGTGGCCGTCTATTCCGACGCCGACGCCGGCGCCAAGCACGTCGCGGTATGCGACGAGGCGGTGCTGATCGGCCCGGCCGCGGCCAAGGAAAGCTATCTGCGCGCCGACAAGATCATCGAAGTGGCTTTGGCCACCGGTGCGCAGGCGATTCATCCGGGCTACGGCTTCCTGTCCGAGAACGCACGGTTTGCACAAGCCTGCGCCAAAGCCGGCCTGGTGTTCATCGGCCCGCCGGCCAGCGCGATTTCCGCCATGGGCTCGAAGTCCGCCGCCAAGGCCTTGATGGAAAAAGCCAAGGTGCCGCTGGTGCCTGGCTATCATGGCGACAACCAGGATGCGGAATTCCTGCAGAGCGAAGCCGACAAAATTACTTACCCGGTGCTGCTTAAAGCTAGCGCTGGCGGCGGCGGCAAGGGTATGCGCATCGTTGAGCAAAGCGCCGATTTCAAGGCTGCGCTGGCTTCCTGCAAGCGTGAAGCGATCAACAGCTTCGGCGACGACAAGGTGCTGGTGGAACGGTATCTGACGCGTCCGCGCCACATCGAGATCCAGGTATTTGCCGACAGCCAGGGCGACTGCGTCTACCTGTTCGAACGCGACTGCTCGGTACAGCGGCGCCATCAAAAGGTCCTGGAAGAAGCGCCGGCGCCGGGCATGACGGCGGAACGCCGGCGCGCCATGGGCGAAGCCGCGGTGGCGGCGGCCAAGGCGGTCGGCTATGTCGGCGCCGGCACGGTCGAGTTCATCGCTAACCAGGACGGTTCTTTCTATTTCATGGAAATGAACACGCGCTTGCAGGTCGAGCATCCGGTGACGGAAATGATCACCGGCCTTGATCTGGTGGAATGGCAATTGCGGGTAGCCTCCGGCCAGCCGCTGCCGCTGCAGCAGGATCAGCTGAAACTGAACGGCCACGCGCTGGAAGCGCGCATCTACGCAGAAAATCCGGACAAGGGATTCCTGCCGTCGATCGGTACCCTGCGCCATTTGCGTACGCCGGCAGCAAGCGCATTCGAAGTCAGCCAGTCCGCCGCCAGTATCGTACGCATCGATTCCGGTGTGCGCGAAGGCGACGCCATTTCGCCGTTCTATGATCCGATGATCGCCAAACTGATCGTCTGGGGCACGGACCGGGAGCAGGCGCTGGCGGCAATGGCGACCGCGCTGGCGCAATATCAGATCGTCGGCCTGGCCAGCAACGTCAAATTCCTGCAGCGCCTGATCGGCAGCCAGGCGTTTTCGCAAGCGGACCTGGATACGGGCCTGATCGAACGCCATCACGACGCGCTGTTTCCGGCAGCCGCGCCGGCGGCGATTGAAGTACTGGCGCTGGCGGCGGCGTCGCTGCTGCTGTCGGAACGCAATGCCGTCAAGAACGCTGGCAGCGATCCATGGACCAGCACCGACGGCTGGCGCCTGAACAGCAACCTGCAGCGCCGGCTCGCCTTTACCGACGGTGACCAGCCCGAAGCGCTGGACGTCATGTATGAAAGCGGCCGCTGGCTGTTGCACCATGCGCAGCTGCAGGGCGAGAGTTTCCGCCAGATGACGGTGCTGCATCAAGCCGGCAACGAGATTGAAATCAGCCTCGGCGACCGCACCGTGGCCGGCACCGTGGTGCGCGAAGGCGAACAGTTCCACGTGTTTTACGCAGGCAGCCAGTACACGCTGGGCTATCTCGATCCGCTGCTGCACGCCGGCGACGCCGAAGCCGAAGGCGGCCGCCTCACCGCGCCGATGCCGGGCAAGATCGTCGCGCTGCTGGTGACGCAAGGCGAACAAGTGAAAAAAGGCGCACCATTGCTGATCATGGAAGCGATGAAAATGGAACACACCATCGCCGCCCCCGCCGATGGACTGGTCGAGGAACTGCTGTACGCGGTGGGCGACCAGGTGAGCGAATCGGCACAGCTGCTGGTATTCAAACCAGCATAA
- the bioB gene encoding biotin synthase BioB: MSSQAITLHPAAKPMVFPEDAKWPVEKVLELFNLPFNELMFKAQQTHRENFDPNEVELATLLSIKTGGCPEDCGYCPQAARYDTGVTAQKILPLDTVLEAARQAKAHGATRFCMGAAWREPKDRDLEKVEEMVREVKALGLETCATLGMLGEGQAERLKGAGLDYYNHNLDTAPEIYGDIITTRDYQNRLDTLDSVRGAGIKVCCGGIVGMGESRLQRAGLVAQLANLEPYPESVPVNNLVQVEGTPLHGIDPIDLFEFVRTVAVARITMPKAWVRLSAGRRQMGEAIQSLCFLAGANSIFYGDKLLTTGNPEVEEDRALLEKLGMHSRSSAFDARCEVTADAAADNTQKQ; encoded by the coding sequence ATGTCATCGCAAGCAATTACATTACATCCTGCCGCCAAACCTATGGTGTTCCCTGAAGACGCTAAATGGCCGGTAGAGAAAGTGCTGGAACTGTTCAACCTGCCGTTCAACGAATTGATGTTCAAGGCGCAGCAGACGCATCGCGAAAATTTCGATCCGAACGAAGTCGAACTGGCGACGCTGCTGTCGATCAAGACCGGCGGTTGTCCGGAAGATTGCGGCTACTGCCCGCAGGCAGCGCGCTACGACACTGGCGTCACCGCGCAAAAAATCCTGCCGCTGGATACCGTGCTGGAAGCGGCGCGCCAGGCCAAGGCGCACGGCGCTACCCGTTTCTGCATGGGCGCGGCATGGCGCGAGCCGAAGGACCGCGACCTGGAAAAGGTCGAAGAAATGGTCCGTGAAGTGAAGGCCCTCGGCCTGGAAACCTGCGCCACCCTGGGCATGCTGGGCGAAGGCCAGGCGGAACGCCTGAAGGGCGCCGGCCTCGATTACTACAACCACAACCTGGATACCGCGCCGGAAATCTACGGCGACATCATCACCACCCGCGATTACCAGAACCGCCTGGACACGCTCGACAGCGTGCGCGGCGCCGGCATCAAGGTCTGCTGCGGCGGTATCGTCGGCATGGGCGAATCGCGCCTGCAGCGCGCCGGCCTGGTGGCGCAGCTGGCCAACCTGGAACCGTATCCGGAATCGGTGCCGGTGAATAACCTGGTGCAGGTCGAAGGCACGCCTTTGCACGGCATCGACCCGATCGACCTGTTTGAATTCGTGCGTACCGTCGCGGTAGCGCGCATCACCATGCCTAAGGCATGGGTGCGTCTGTCGGCCGGCCGCCGCCAGATGGGTGAAGCGATCCAGTCGCTGTGCTTCCTGGCTGGCGCCAACTCGATTTTCTACGGCGACAAGCTGCTCACCACCGGCAATCCGGAAGTGGAAGAAGACCGCGCCTTGCTGGAAAAACTCGGCATGCATTCGCGCTCCTCGGCGTTCGACGCGCGCTGCGAAGTCACCGCTGACGCCGCCGCCGACAACACCCAGAAACAATAA
- the bioD gene encoding dethiobiotin synthase → MTDVITNQAKAAWFIAGTDTEIGKTLIASAMLHALTKTGVRSAGMKPVAAGAVLRDGVWHNDDADILAAEASVALPQELTTPFLLQQPTAPHIAAAQENRTIEVSHILSCYQQLAQQADALVVEGVGGFRVPLNDREDTADLAQQLGLPVVLVVGLRLGCINHAMLTVEAIAARGLRLAGWVANTADVHMLNGDANITALSSRIAAPLLGHVPRMDALPAKALTAAAASHLNFSSLPGWPEPSGNRS, encoded by the coding sequence ATGACTGACGTTATTACCAATCAAGCAAAAGCTGCCTGGTTCATCGCCGGCACCGATACCGAAATCGGCAAGACGCTGATCGCCAGCGCCATGCTGCATGCGCTGACAAAAACCGGCGTGCGCAGCGCCGGCATGAAGCCGGTGGCGGCCGGCGCCGTATTGCGTGACGGCGTCTGGCATAACGACGATGCCGATATCCTGGCGGCGGAAGCCAGCGTAGCGTTGCCGCAGGAACTGACCACACCGTTTCTGCTGCAACAGCCGACCGCGCCGCACATCGCCGCGGCGCAAGAGAACAGAACCATCGAGGTATCCCATATTCTGTCGTGTTATCAACAGCTGGCGCAGCAGGCCGATGCGCTGGTGGTCGAAGGCGTCGGCGGTTTCCGCGTGCCGCTCAACGACCGCGAAGACACCGCCGACCTGGCGCAGCAGCTTGGCTTGCCGGTGGTGCTGGTAGTCGGCTTGCGGCTGGGCTGCATCAACCACGCCATGCTGACGGTGGAAGCGATCGCCGCGCGCGGCTTGCGCCTGGCCGGCTGGGTCGCCAATACGGCCGATGTCCACATGCTGAATGGCGACGCCAATATCACCGCGCTCAGCAGCCGCATAGCGGCGCCGCTGCTGGGCCACGTGCCGCGCATGGATGCCTTGCCGGCCAAGGCGCTGACCGCGGCGGCAGCCAGTCATTTGAATTTTTCCAGTTTGCCGGGTTGGCCTGAGCCATCCGGCAATCGCTCTTAA
- the bioA gene encoding adenosylmethionine--8-amino-7-oxononanoate transaminase, translated as MNKNIPAHIPVPKPDLVQRSLDSVWHPCTQMQHHESVPLIPVSRGRGAWLYDTDGKRYLDAISSWWVNLFGHANPRINAALKDQLDQLEHAMLAGFTHEPVVRLSEQLAARTGHVLGHCFYASDGASAVEIALKMSFHAWRNAGYGDKQEFVCLKGSYHGETIGALAVTDVPLFRDAYGPLLRQAHVVASPDARAARDGESAAEVAHRAAAVLEKLLQQRSSHIAAVIIEPLVQCATGMAMHDPVYLRELRALCDRYKVHLIFDEIAVGCGRTGTFFAAEQAALPGETPIWPDFLCLSKGISGGYLPLSLVMTRDEIYQAFYDSDVARGFLHSHSYTGNPLACRAALATLAIFEEDDVLNANRLRAQKISAALAPLAQHPKVKHFRQRGMIWAFDAVIESKAQAATFSRRFFSSAVEHELLMRPIGKTVYLMPPYILDDEEIALLGARTAAVFESVIGHD; from the coding sequence TTGAATAAAAATATACCTGCACATATACCTGTACCTAAGCCGGACCTGGTTCAGCGCAGCCTGGACAGCGTCTGGCATCCGTGCACGCAAATGCAGCATCATGAATCGGTGCCGCTGATCCCGGTCAGCCGCGGCCGCGGCGCCTGGCTTTACGACACCGACGGCAAGCGTTACCTGGATGCGATCAGCTCCTGGTGGGTCAATCTGTTCGGCCACGCCAATCCGCGCATCAATGCCGCCCTGAAGGACCAGCTCGACCAGCTGGAACATGCGATGCTGGCCGGCTTTACCCATGAACCGGTGGTACGGCTGTCGGAACAGCTGGCGGCGCGCACCGGCCATGTGCTGGGGCATTGCTTCTATGCCTCGGACGGCGCTTCGGCGGTCGAGATTGCGTTGAAGATGAGTTTCCACGCCTGGCGTAATGCCGGCTACGGCGACAAGCAGGAATTCGTCTGTCTCAAGGGTAGCTATCACGGCGAAACCATAGGCGCGTTGGCGGTAACCGACGTGCCGCTTTTCCGCGATGCCTACGGCCCCTTGCTGCGGCAGGCGCACGTGGTGGCCTCGCCCGATGCGCGCGCCGCGCGCGACGGTGAAAGCGCCGCCGAGGTTGCCCATCGCGCTGCCGCGGTGCTGGAAAAATTGTTGCAGCAACGCTCCAGCCACATCGCTGCCGTCATCATCGAGCCGTTGGTGCAATGCGCCACCGGCATGGCGATGCACGACCCGGTTTATCTGCGCGAACTGCGCGCCTTGTGCGACCGCTACAAAGTGCACCTGATCTTTGACGAGATCGCAGTCGGCTGCGGCCGCACCGGCACCTTCTTTGCTGCCGAACAGGCTGCGCTGCCTGGCGAAACACCGATCTGGCCGGATTTCCTCTGCCTGTCGAAAGGCATCAGCGGCGGCTACCTGCCCTTGTCGCTAGTGATGACGCGCGACGAAATCTATCAGGCCTTCTACGACAGCGACGTCGCCCGCGGCTTCTTGCATTCGCATTCCTACACCGGCAACCCGCTGGCTTGCCGCGCCGCCCTGGCGACGCTGGCGATCTTCGAGGAAGACGATGTGCTCAACGCCAACCGCCTGCGCGCGCAAAAAATCAGCGCGGCATTGGCGCCCTTGGCGCAGCATCCGAAAGTAAAGCACTTCCGCCAGCGCGGCATGATCTGGGCCTTCGATGCGGTGATCGAAAGCAAGGCGCAGGCAGCCACATTTTCGCGGCGCTTTTTCAGCAGCGCAGTGGAACATGAATTGCTGATGCGGCCGATCGGCAAGACCGTCTACCTGATGCCGCCGTATATCCTGGACGATGAAGAAATCGCCTTGCTGGGTGCACGCACCGCCGCCGTTTTTGAAAGCGTGATCGGCCATGACTGA
- the bioF gene encoding 8-amino-7-oxononanoate synthase, giving the protein MPELLKQIRAQLDALQEQKLLRKRRVVDGPQGPLLEVDGRQYLAFCNNDYLGLANHPALHAAAQAGLDKYGVGASASALISGHTSVVEELEQTLADFVGMPRALHFSTGYMANMGTIPALVGAGDVVFSDRLNHACLIDGARLSGAQFRIYPHNDVARLEQLLAKSTHPRKLVVTDAIFSMDGDIAPLPELLALCEKYDAWLLVDDAHGFGVLGPQGRGSVAHFGLKSERILYMGTLGKAAGVAGAFVAGDATLIEWLLQRARTYIFTTASPPLLASALLAAVRLMQTEDWRQQHLQQLIARLRNGLASLPWPLLPSATAVQALIVEDNQLALDLMEGLREQGIWVPAIRPPTVPKDTARLRISLSAAHSNEQVDQLISALHALAKKRAGADVGGMARNTVE; this is encoded by the coding sequence ATGCCTGAGCTGCTGAAGCAGATCCGCGCCCAGCTGGATGCGCTGCAAGAGCAAAAGCTGTTGCGCAAGCGCCGCGTCGTCGACGGCCCGCAAGGACCCTTGCTGGAAGTCGACGGCCGCCAGTACCTGGCTTTCTGCAATAACGATTATCTCGGCCTGGCCAATCATCCCGCCCTGCATGCGGCAGCACAGGCGGGGCTGGACAAGTACGGCGTCGGCGCCAGCGCCTCGGCGCTGATCAGCGGCCATACCAGCGTGGTGGAAGAGCTGGAGCAGACGCTCGCCGATTTCGTCGGCATGCCGCGCGCGCTGCATTTTTCCACCGGCTACATGGCCAATATGGGCACCATTCCGGCGCTGGTCGGCGCCGGCGACGTGGTGTTCTCGGACCGCTTGAATCACGCTTGCCTGATCGACGGCGCCCGTCTGTCCGGCGCCCAGTTCCGCATTTATCCGCACAACGATGTAGCGCGGCTGGAACAGCTGCTGGCAAAGAGCACGCATCCGCGCAAGCTGGTGGTTACCGACGCTATCTTCAGCATGGACGGCGACATCGCACCGCTGCCTGAACTGCTGGCCTTGTGCGAGAAATACGATGCCTGGCTGCTGGTCGACGACGCCCATGGTTTCGGCGTGCTGGGGCCGCAAGGGCGCGGCAGCGTCGCCCATTTCGGACTGAAGTCGGAGCGCATCCTGTACATGGGGACGCTGGGCAAGGCTGCCGGCGTGGCCGGCGCCTTTGTCGCCGGCGATGCGACCTTGATAGAATGGCTGCTGCAGCGCGCCCGTACTTATATCTTCACGACCGCCAGTCCGCCGCTGCTGGCCAGCGCCCTGCTGGCGGCGGTCCGGCTGATGCAGACGGAAGACTGGCGGCAGCAGCATCTGCAGCAGCTGATCGCGCGGCTGCGCAACGGCCTGGCCAGTTTGCCATGGCCCTTGCTGCCGTCGGCAACGGCGGTGCAAGCCCTGATCGTCGAAGACAACCAGTTGGCGCTGGACCTGATGGAAGGTTTGCGCGAGCAGGGCATCTGGGTACCGGCGATCCGGCCGCCCACCGTGCCCAAGGATACGGCGCGCCTGCGCATCTCGTTGTCGGCGGCGCACAGTAACGAACAAGTAGATCAATTGATCAGCGCATTGCATGCACTGGCAAAGAAACGTGCCGGCGCTGATGTGGGCGGCATGGCAAGGAATACCGTTGAATAA
- a CDS encoding cytochrome P450 has translation MQDPYPAYHALRAEGALHWSPEFCGGAWLLTGHADVASVLRDPRFSVRRAGGWANSSGPEALTELREFKRIFSRSLLFVDAPQHTRLRQVMNAGFKPAALQELAPQIQIIVDRLLDQVLAKAAAMPSGQFAQFDFMRDFARPLPALVIASMLGIAAEDRSDFVAWSDDIAAFIGSPTPTLEIARAAQVSLIAMNEYFRQLLPQRRAALGDDLMSQLIRAEATGGIITTKELLAQCCTLLFAGHETTRNLLGNGMLALLQHPQQWQALQADPSLLPSALKELLRFDSPVQYTGRRLKVDVEMHGRVMKKGDLVIPLIGAANRDPAKFSEPDRLDIQRNEGAHLSFGYGPHVCIGATLTYLEAEIAMRSVMRRLPQLRLAGATQSWGGNAVYRSLNALPLQFAHPAQAARASAVEADYA, from the coding sequence TTGCAAGATCCATACCCCGCCTACCACGCCCTGCGTGCCGAGGGCGCGCTGCATTGGAGCCCGGAGTTCTGCGGCGGCGCCTGGCTGCTGACCGGTCACGCCGATGTCGCCAGTGTGCTGCGCGATCCGCGCTTCTCGGTGCGCCGTGCCGGCGGCTGGGCCAACAGCAGCGGGCCGGAAGCGCTGACCGAGCTGCGCGAATTCAAGCGCATCTTTTCGCGTTCGCTGCTGTTCGTCGACGCTCCGCAGCACACCCGTTTGCGGCAGGTAATGAATGCGGGTTTCAAGCCTGCAGCCCTGCAAGAACTTGCTCCACAGATACAAATTATTGTCGACCGTTTGCTGGATCAGGTATTGGCAAAAGCTGCCGCTATGCCGTCCGGGCAGTTTGCTCAGTTCGACTTCATGCGCGATTTCGCCCGTCCGCTGCCGGCGCTGGTGATCGCCAGCATGCTCGGCATCGCCGCCGAAGACCGCAGCGATTTCGTCGCCTGGTCCGACGATATCGCGGCTTTCATCGGCAGCCCGACGCCGACCCTGGAGATTGCCCGCGCCGCCCAGGTCAGCCTGATCGCGATGAACGAGTATTTCCGCCAACTGCTGCCGCAACGGCGCGCGGCCTTGGGTGACGATCTGATGAGCCAGCTGATCCGCGCGGAAGCGACGGGCGGCATCATCACTACCAAGGAATTGCTGGCGCAATGCTGCACCCTGCTGTTCGCCGGCCATGAAACCACCCGCAACCTGCTCGGCAACGGCATGCTGGCGCTGTTGCAGCATCCGCAGCAATGGCAGGCGTTGCAAGCAGATCCATCCTTGTTGCCGTCGGCACTGAAGGAGTTGCTGCGTTTCGACAGCCCAGTGCAATATACCGGCCGTCGCCTCAAGGTCGACGTCGAGATGCATGGCAGGGTAATGAAAAAGGGCGACCTGGTGATCCCGCTGATCGGCGCCGCCAACCGCGATCCGGCCAAGTTCAGCGAGCCGGACCGGCTCGACATCCAGCGCAACGAGGGCGCCCATCTGTCCTTCGGCTACGGCCCGCATGTCTGCATCGGCGCCACGCTGACCTACCTGGAAGCGGAAATCGCCATGCGCAGCGTGATGCGGCGTTTGCCGCAGTTGCGGCTGGCCGGCGCTACGCAGTCGTGGGGCGGGAATGCCGTATATCGCAGCCTGAACGCCTTGCCTTTGCAATTCGCTCATCCGGCGCAGGCGGCTCGCGCATCGGCAGTGGAAGCCGACTATGCCTGA
- a CDS encoding enoyl-CoA hydratase/isomerase family protein produces MTYQTLVIQQAGQVATIVLNRPEVRNAFNETMIAEITHAFLELGGSEQVRAIVLAADGPAFCAGGDLNWMKAMADYTPEQNRADAAQLASMLRTIYQCPKPVVARVQGDCYAGGLGLVAACDIVVAVEAAQFCLSEVKIGLIPATISPYVIKSIGESAARRYFITAERFSAETAQRLGLVHEVSTAEKLDDSVNLLLKALLAASPNAVSEAKRLVRSIAGQPLSETMIADTVEEIAKIRASTEGREGVRAFLEKRKPSWLQ; encoded by the coding sequence GTGACTTATCAGACTTTAGTAATACAACAGGCAGGGCAGGTTGCCACTATCGTACTCAACCGGCCGGAAGTGCGTAACGCCTTCAATGAAACCATGATTGCCGAGATCACCCATGCCTTCCTCGAACTGGGCGGCAGCGAGCAGGTGCGGGCGATCGTGCTGGCGGCTGATGGCCCGGCATTCTGCGCCGGCGGCGACCTCAACTGGATGAAGGCGATGGCGGATTACACGCCGGAGCAGAACCGCGCCGACGCCGCACAGCTGGCAAGCATGCTGCGCACCATTTACCAATGTCCCAAGCCTGTAGTTGCTCGGGTGCAAGGTGACTGCTACGCCGGCGGCCTCGGACTGGTTGCCGCCTGTGATATCGTGGTGGCGGTCGAAGCAGCGCAGTTTTGCCTGTCGGAAGTGAAAATCGGCCTGATCCCGGCCACCATTTCACCTTATGTCATCAAGTCCATCGGCGAGTCGGCCGCGCGCCGCTACTTTATTACCGCTGAACGCTTCTCCGCCGAGACCGCACAGCGGCTCGGCCTGGTGCATGAAGTCAGCACGGCGGAAAAACTCGATGACAGCGTCAACCTGCTGCTCAAGGCCTTGCTGGCGGCAAGTCCGAATGCGGTCAGCGAAGCCAAGCGCCTGGTGCGCTCGATTGCCGGGCAGCCGCTGAGCGAAACCATGATCGCCGACACCGTCGAAGAGATTGCGAAAATCCGTGCTTCCACCGAAGGACGGGAGGGCGTGCGCGCCTTCCTGGAGAAGCGTAAACCGTCCTGGCTGCAGTGA
- a CDS encoding DinB family protein — MMNSYFAALASYHLWATTKLLGHIDAISEEEYRRDCGLYFASIHGTLNHMLVGERNWYARIAKENSPIVPLDSELESERAALGNALAKASRRWSSWLATQPQQSYDGNLHYTRASGEPAVAPFMAVLGHVFNHATHHRGQITAALTAMGRACPELDFIYWAVAIQPTEIKQ; from the coding sequence ATGATGAATAGTTATTTTGCCGCGCTGGCCAGCTATCACCTCTGGGCCACCACGAAACTGCTTGGACATATCGATGCCATCAGCGAGGAGGAATACCGCCGCGATTGCGGGCTGTATTTCGCTTCGATCCATGGCACGCTTAACCATATGCTGGTCGGCGAACGCAATTGGTATGCGCGTATTGCCAAAGAAAATTCACCCATCGTGCCGCTCGATTCCGAACTTGAAAGCGAGCGCGCGGCGCTTGGCAATGCACTGGCCAAGGCCTCCAGGCGCTGGAGTTCCTGGCTGGCTACACAGCCGCAGCAAAGTTATGACGGCAATTTACATTACACGCGAGCATCCGGGGAGCCAGCCGTGGCGCCTTTCATGGCGGTGCTCGGCCACGTATTCAATCATGCAACCCATCACAGAGGTCAGATTACGGCGGCGCTGACCGCAATGGGCCGTGCCTGTCCGGAACTCGATTTTATTTATTGGGCTGTAGCGATTCAGCCAACGGAGATCAAACAGTGA
- a CDS encoding S9 family peptidase produces the protein MDKSIRSHSRRTASFAAVCAGLCLCVWVSHASAQPLAQDLNETVARLPVTVKNFYGRSVSGDIIVTQFKPAGAGPFPLAIINHGRSATDRSKPPRFRYTQQVRFFTERGFAVFVPTRLGYGDTGVEPDPEESGGCNQKDYAPMAAAASAEVLAVLDYARRQPYINPERVLLVGQSVGGYTTTATAARMPPGLVAAINFAGGAGGDPDKHPGVPCQGGKLESMYAEFGKTSKAPMLWVYTENDLFFGPQYSQQWHAAFTRAGGQAEYKLLPPFGKNGHFLFSSGTKVWAPVVAAFLDRVGFAAEPVSK, from the coding sequence ATGGATAAATCCATACGCTCACATAGCCGGCGGACCGCGTCTTTTGCCGCGGTTTGCGCCGGCCTGTGCCTGTGCGTCTGGGTTAGCCATGCTTCGGCACAGCCGCTGGCGCAGGATCTGAATGAAACCGTCGCCAGGCTGCCGGTGACGGTCAAGAATTTCTACGGCCGCAGCGTCAGCGGCGACATCATCGTCACACAATTCAAGCCGGCCGGCGCCGGGCCATTCCCGCTGGCGATCATCAATCACGGCCGCAGCGCTACCGACCGCTCCAAGCCGCCTCGTTTCCGCTATACGCAGCAGGTGCGTTTCTTCACCGAGCGCGGCTTTGCCGTGTTCGTGCCGACCCGGCTAGGCTATGGCGATACCGGCGTCGAGCCCGATCCCGAGGAAAGCGGCGGCTGTAACCAGAAAGACTATGCGCCGATGGCCGCGGCAGCCAGTGCGGAAGTGCTGGCTGTGCTCGACTACGCCAGGCGCCAGCCTTACATCAATCCGGAGCGCGTGCTGCTGGTAGGGCAATCGGTAGGCGGTTATACCACCACCGCGACTGCTGCCCGCATGCCGCCGGGTTTGGTGGCGGCGATCAATTTTGCCGGCGGCGCCGGCGGCGACCCGGACAAACATCCCGGCGTGCCTTGCCAGGGAGGCAAGCTGGAGAGCATGTATGCCGAATTCGGCAAGACCAGCAAGGCGCCGATGCTTTGGGTCTACACCGAGAACGACTTGTTCTTCGGGCCGCAATACAGCCAGCAATGGCATGCGGCCTTCACCAGGGCCGGCGGCCAGGCCGAATACAAACTGCTGCCGCCGTTTGGCAAGAACGGGCATTTCCTGTTCTCCTCCGGGACCAAGGTCTGGGCGCCGGTGGTGGCCGCCTTCCTGGATCGTGTAGGGTTTGCCGCGGAGCCGGTGAGTAAATGA